Proteins from one Streptosporangium becharense genomic window:
- a CDS encoding ABC transporter substrate-binding protein, with product MKRTTAPPRTMFRPLLTMVAGAALLTACSGTAATTAGASGTAPAASTAPTPGGTLRIASLQSDLDALDPLTGYSVDSWEIMRALTRQLVTYPGSTTGIKDDTELVPDLAKSWDVSDDGKTYTFHLRDDIRYSGSSTREIVARDFVYGIKRFCDPNKQVAAINYFHLAFSGFTEYCKEFAKVPVGDPAKSKAFIDSHEISGVSAPDDKTLVLKSDTKNYDFLAILSMNFVSPLPEEVASKYVGDSLEFRKNYPSSGPYQISSYEPGRSLVLKKVAGYDHAGDPARKAYADEIVVDFTANNEDAVVQKIQSGDADLSLYLDVPPLSTIQQYQARNSPHLHSSDSGAANFITFNARPEATSPGAKALRALKVRQALAYAVNKANLVQAQGGKIAAKPLGQIITSTILGHETFDPYPTPGNAGDPAKAKQLLAEAGHPDGLKLDAVYRVNAQFETIAVTLKADLARAGIELDLIPIPAAQFSGYLQDPKSRWDVSLSSSFAPDWQGPSTRMLLGGWLNSDAAPCGTGNVHAICYDNPELNKLAAQAFPSDAPGPIWAKADKLVSADLPWIPLFEKRKIAITSERVRNWTWSSLATHADITNIAVGR from the coding sequence GTGAAGAGAACGACGGCACCCCCGCGAACGATGTTCCGCCCGCTGCTGACCATGGTGGCCGGTGCCGCCCTGCTGACCGCGTGCTCGGGAACGGCCGCGACGACGGCCGGCGCGAGCGGCACCGCGCCGGCCGCCTCGACCGCGCCGACCCCGGGCGGCACCCTGCGCATCGCGTCTCTCCAGTCCGACCTCGACGCGCTCGACCCGCTCACCGGGTACAGCGTCGACTCGTGGGAGATCATGCGGGCCCTGACCCGCCAGCTCGTCACCTATCCGGGCAGCACCACGGGCATCAAGGACGACACCGAGCTGGTGCCGGACCTCGCGAAGTCGTGGGACGTCAGCGACGACGGCAAGACCTACACCTTCCACCTGCGTGACGACATCAGGTACTCCGGATCGTCGACCCGCGAGATCGTCGCGCGCGACTTCGTCTACGGGATCAAGCGGTTCTGCGACCCGAACAAGCAGGTGGCCGCGATCAACTACTTCCACCTCGCCTTCTCCGGCTTCACCGAGTACTGCAAGGAGTTCGCCAAGGTCCCGGTGGGCGATCCGGCGAAGTCCAAGGCGTTCATCGACAGCCACGAGATCTCCGGCGTCTCCGCGCCGGACGACAAGACGCTGGTGCTGAAGTCGGACACGAAGAACTACGACTTCCTCGCCATCCTGTCCATGAACTTCGTGTCGCCGCTGCCCGAGGAGGTCGCCTCCAAGTACGTCGGCGACTCGCTGGAGTTCCGGAAGAACTACCCCTCCAGCGGGCCGTACCAGATCAGCTCCTACGAGCCCGGCCGGAGCCTCGTGCTGAAGAAGGTCGCCGGGTACGACCACGCGGGAGACCCGGCGCGCAAGGCGTACGCCGACGAGATCGTCGTGGACTTCACGGCGAACAACGAGGACGCGGTGGTGCAGAAGATCCAGTCGGGTGACGCCGACCTCTCGCTCTACCTCGACGTGCCGCCGCTGTCCACCATCCAGCAGTACCAGGCCCGCAACAGCCCCCACCTGCACTCCTCCGACAGCGGGGCGGCCAACTTCATCACGTTCAACGCGCGTCCCGAGGCCACCTCCCCCGGCGCGAAGGCACTGCGCGCGCTGAAGGTGCGGCAGGCGCTGGCGTACGCGGTGAACAAGGCCAACCTCGTCCAGGCACAGGGCGGCAAGATCGCGGCGAAGCCGCTCGGGCAGATCATCACCTCGACGATCCTCGGGCACGAGACATTCGACCCCTACCCCACGCCGGGCAACGCCGGCGACCCGGCCAAGGCGAAGCAACTGCTCGCCGAGGCCGGCCATCCGGACGGCCTGAAGCTCGACGCCGTCTACCGCGTCAACGCGCAGTTCGAGACGATCGCCGTCACGCTCAAGGCCGACCTCGCCAGGGCCGGGATCGAGCTCGACCTCATCCCGATCCCGGCCGCCCAGTTCAGCGGATACCTGCAGGACCCCAAGAGCCGCTGGGACGTCTCCCTGAGCAGCAGCTTCGCCCCCGACTGGCAGGGACCGAGCACCCGGATGCTGCTCGGCGGCTGGCTCAACTCCGACGCCGCCCCCTGCGGCACCGGCAACGTCCACGCGATCTGCTACGACAACCCCGAGCTGAACAAGCTCGCGGCGCAGGCGTTCCCCTCGGACGCCCCGGGGCCGATCTGGGCCAAGGCCGACAAACTCGTCTCGGCCGACCTTCCGTGGATCCCGTTGTTCGAGAAGCGCAAGATCGCTATCACCTCCGAGCGGGTGCGCAACTGGACCTGGTCGTCGCTGGCCACCCATGCCGACATCACGAACATCGCCGTAGGCCGCTGA
- a CDS encoding LLM class flavin-dependent oxidoreductase — MTLRIHWYLPTNGDNRDIVGSGDRSQKTLAAVANGFRPPDIDYLGQIARSAEQLGYEAVLTPTGTWCEDAWITTAALTQVTKRLKFLVAFRPGLLSPTLAAHQAATFQRVSGGRLLLNVVTGGDSAEQRRFGDHLDHDQRYARTDEFLAVLRGVTEETTAPDETFSFTGEHFRIEDARIDPGPWGRPEIFFGGASPAAERVAARRADTYLAWGETPAQIAARLDRMRELAAAEGRELSFGIRLHVISRDTSAQAWAEAERLLDRISPERIAVVQADLAGSESVGQRRMHALHGGDRTKLEVSPNLWAGYGLVRGGAGTALVGSHEEVADRIEEYHALGLDHFILSGQPHLEEAYWFAEGAAALLRSRGLLPPPASSP, encoded by the coding sequence ATGACCCTGCGCATTCACTGGTACCTGCCCACCAACGGTGACAACCGGGACATCGTCGGCTCAGGTGACCGCTCACAGAAGACGCTCGCCGCGGTCGCGAACGGTTTCCGCCCACCGGACATCGACTACCTCGGTCAGATCGCCCGATCAGCCGAACAACTCGGCTACGAGGCGGTGCTCACCCCGACCGGGACCTGGTGCGAGGACGCCTGGATCACCACGGCGGCGCTCACCCAGGTGACGAAACGGCTGAAGTTCCTGGTCGCGTTCCGGCCGGGGCTCCTGTCGCCCACCCTCGCCGCGCACCAGGCCGCCACCTTCCAGCGCGTCTCGGGCGGCCGGCTGCTGCTCAACGTCGTCACCGGCGGCGACTCCGCCGAGCAGCGCCGTTTCGGCGACCACCTGGACCACGACCAGCGCTACGCGCGCACCGACGAGTTCCTCGCGGTCCTGCGCGGCGTCACCGAGGAGACGACGGCCCCGGACGAGACGTTCAGCTTCACCGGGGAGCACTTCCGCATCGAGGACGCGCGCATCGACCCCGGCCCGTGGGGGCGTCCCGAGATCTTCTTCGGCGGCGCCAGCCCTGCGGCCGAGCGGGTCGCGGCCCGGCGCGCCGACACCTACCTCGCCTGGGGTGAGACACCCGCCCAGATCGCGGCACGGCTCGACCGGATGCGTGAGCTCGCCGCGGCCGAGGGCCGGGAGCTGAGCTTCGGCATCCGCCTGCACGTCATCAGCCGCGACACCTCCGCGCAGGCGTGGGCGGAGGCCGAGCGGCTGCTGGACCGGATCAGCCCCGAGCGGATCGCCGTCGTCCAGGCCGACCTGGCCGGCAGCGAGTCCGTCGGCCAGCGGCGGATGCACGCCCTGCACGGCGGCGACCGGACCAAGCTGGAGGTCTCCCCCAACCTGTGGGCGGGCTACGGCCTGGTCCGCGGAGGGGCGGGCACCGCGCTCGTCGGCAGCCACGAGGAGGTCGCCGACCGGATCGAGGAGTATCACGCGCTCGGCCTGGACCACTTCATCCTCTCCGGCCAGCCGCACCTGGAGGAGGCGTACTGGTTCGCCGAAGGGGCCGCCGCCCTTCTGAGATCGCGGGGACTGCTCCCGCCCCCGGCCTCCTCCCCCTGA